Proteins encoded by one window of Peptococcaceae bacterium 1198_IL3148:
- a CDS encoding L,D-transpeptidase family protein — translation MNDVGIKAGKYILVNTFSKTLALYRGSRLVKTYNIALGKGAAPTGKYKIVNKIVNPGGVWGTRWLGLSVAQNNYGIHGTNVPSALGSAIGCIKMANGDIEQIFSLVNINTPVFVVAEKPKAIDDQPITQEQPLAITNDVDQGTEDLPEDLMAEPMAAAEPLMEELVGPELQPEPDPPAASPRGFYYQVIPGDTLWTIARRFGMPVQLLINSNSLENPNQIYPGQKIFIPQGKFSF, via the coding sequence TTGAACGATGTTGGTATAAAGGCCGGAAAATATATTTTAGTTAACACTTTCAGTAAAACCTTAGCCTTATATCGGGGTAGCCGACTGGTTAAAACATATAACATTGCTTTGGGCAAAGGGGCAGCTCCCACCGGAAAATATAAAATAGTTAATAAAATTGTCAATCCCGGAGGAGTTTGGGGAACCCGCTGGCTGGGTCTGTCGGTGGCCCAAAATAATTATGGAATTCATGGTACCAATGTTCCATCGGCCCTGGGCAGCGCAATTGGCTGTATTAAAATGGCCAATGGGGACATCGAACAAATTTTTTCTTTAGTCAACATCAATACTCCGGTTTTTGTGGTGGCGGAGAAACCAAAGGCCATTGATGATCAACCTATCACCCAGGAGCAACCTTTGGCAATTACCAATGACGTTGATCAAGGCACTGAAGATTTACCTGAGGATTTGATGGCGGAACCAATGGCAGCGGCAGAACCATTAATGGAAGAGTTGGTGGGACCGGAACTGCAGCCGGAACCGGACCCACCAGCGGCATCACCACGGGGATTTTATTATCAAGTTATCCCCGGTGACACCCTCTGGACGATAGCTCGGCGTTTTGGAATGCCAGTACAACTATTAATCAATAGCAACTCGCTGGAAAACCCAAACCAAATTTACCCGGGGCAAAAAATTTTTATACCCCAAGGAAAATTTAGTTTTTAA
- a CDS encoding ribose-phosphate diphosphokinase produces the protein MSSGNKRLKIFSGNANQQLAKEICQYLGVALGDSNVTRFSDGEIRVKINESVRGADVFIIQPTSSPVNEHLMELLVMIDAIRRASARRITAVIPYYGYARQDRKARARDPITAKLTANLLHAAGARRVITMDLHAGQIQGFFDIPVDHLPGVPILAEYFMQNQIEDLVVVSPDIGGVTRARDLAERLGVPLAIIDKRRPEPNVAEVTNVIGKIKDKRVIMIDDIIDTAGTITKGATALLERGAKEIYACCTHAVLSGPAVERLQNSVIKELVVTNTIPLTEEKMFDRVKVLSVAPILGEAIIRIHEDLSVSKLFDHM, from the coding sequence ATGTCTTCGGGAAACAAACGACTTAAAATCTTTAGTGGCAATGCCAACCAACAATTAGCCAAGGAAATCTGCCAATACCTAGGTGTTGCCCTAGGGGATTCTAATGTGACCCGCTTTAGCGATGGCGAAATTAGGGTTAAAATAAATGAAAGCGTGCGGGGGGCAGATGTATTTATTATTCAGCCCACCAGCAGCCCGGTAAATGAGCACCTGATGGAGCTGTTGGTGATGATAGATGCCATTAGACGGGCTTCGGCCAGACGGATAACCGCGGTAATTCCATACTATGGTTATGCCCGGCAGGACCGAAAGGCCAGGGCCAGAGACCCCATCACAGCAAAATTAACTGCCAATTTGTTACATGCGGCCGGTGCTAGACGGGTAATCACCATGGACTTGCATGCTGGACAAATCCAAGGTTTTTTTGACATTCCAGTGGATCATTTGCCCGGGGTGCCCATTTTAGCGGAGTATTTTATGCAAAACCAAATCGAAGATCTGGTGGTGGTTTCTCCGGATATTGGTGGGGTTACCAGAGCGCGGGATTTGGCCGAGCGTCTAGGGGTGCCATTGGCAATTATTGACAAGCGCCGTCCAGAGCCTAACGTTGCTGAGGTAACCAATGTGATTGGTAAGATTAAAGATAAGCGGGTCATTATGATTGACGATATCATCGACACTGCCGGTACCATTACCAAGGGGGCCACTGCTTTGCTGGAGCGGGGCGCCAAAGAGATCTATGCCTGCTGTACCCATGCAGTGCTATCGGGACCGGCTGTGGAACGCTTGCAAAACTCGGTCATCAAAGAACTGGTGGTTACCAATACCATCCCCCTTACCGAAGAAAAGATGTTTGATCGGGTAAAAGTGCTTTCGGTGGCGCCAATATTGGGAGAAGCAATTATCAGAATTCATGAGGATTTATCGGTAAGTAAACTTTTTGATCATATGTAA
- a CDS encoding 50S ribosomal protein L25: MTEINLEVDNRPEKGKHARNILAKEGKIPGVVYGKELGNMSIAVDLSDIKKIVRDFGTSKIIDLRVKGSKGGDNQTVMVKDIQYDPVRRELIHVDFQKIDMAHKVKTNVRVKLVGKPVGANRGGALQQQMRTVEVECLPAAIPESITVDVSALELGESLHVFDLSLPEGVKVTSDPDALLAVVAIPRASVTEPEVTPAEVKEATVDKETVKKEAADGAEPIES, from the coding sequence ATGACCGAAATTAATTTGGAAGTAGATAATCGGCCGGAGAAGGGTAAACATGCCCGCAATATATTAGCCAAGGAAGGCAAAATTCCGGGCGTGGTTTATGGCAAAGAATTGGGTAATATGTCTATCGCCGTTGATTTAAGTGACATTAAAAAAATTGTCCGGGACTTTGGCACCAGCAAAATCATTGACTTGAGAGTTAAGGGCAGCAAGGGTGGTGATAACCAAACAGTGATGGTAAAAGACATTCAATATGACCCGGTAAGGCGAGAGCTGATCCATGTAGATTTTCAAAAGATAGACATGGCGCACAAAGTTAAAACCAACGTGCGGGTGAAACTGGTGGGTAAACCCGTTGGTGCTAACCGCGGGGGCGCTTTGCAGCAGCAAATGAGGACGGTGGAAGTTGAGTGCCTGCCGGCAGCCATTCCGGAAAGTATTACCGTGGATGTTTCTGCGCTGGAACTGGGAGAGAGTTTACATGTGTTTGATTTATCACTGCCCGAAGGGGTGAAAGTCACCAGCGATCCCGATGCTTTGCTGGCAGTGGTGGCAATCCCCAGAGCATCGGTAACTGAACCGGAGGTAACACCGGCGGAGGTTAAAGAGGCAACGGTGGATAAAGAAACCGTCAAAAAAGAAGCTGCCGATGGAGCAGAACCCATAGAAAGCTAA
- a CDS encoding nucleotidyltransferase family protein, with protein sequence MIDALVLAGSPNDGRLKSCSTAEYEALIPIGNKAMVEYVVSALIKSRNINRIVIVGPKELASVFSGLPIKIVESQGKMMDNLYSGLTNLSDSERTLVVTADIPLVTAKILDDFLSLCGDKKSDLYYPVVPKATVSEKFPSVTRTYVKLKDGVFTGGNVFLVNPSVVPKCLEKGQQFVDLRKSPVKLCKMLGLGFLIKFLSRRLSLKEVERKASLLFGIKGQAVICHHPEVGLDIDKPSDLTMAVESLGANVNVN encoded by the coding sequence ATGATTGATGCGCTGGTTCTGGCCGGCAGTCCCAATGATGGACGGCTAAAGAGTTGCAGCACTGCTGAATATGAAGCATTAATTCCCATTGGCAACAAAGCCATGGTGGAATATGTGGTATCGGCATTGATAAAATCCCGAAATATCAATCGCATAGTTATTGTAGGCCCGAAAGAACTGGCGTCTGTTTTTAGTGGTTTACCGATTAAAATAGTTGAGTCCCAGGGCAAAATGATGGACAATTTATATTCTGGGTTAACGAACTTGTCAGATAGTGAGCGGACTTTGGTGGTCACCGCGGACATCCCCCTGGTGACTGCCAAAATACTGGATGACTTTTTGTCACTATGCGGAGACAAAAAAAGTGATCTATACTACCCGGTGGTGCCTAAAGCCACAGTTAGTGAAAAGTTTCCTTCGGTAACGCGAACCTATGTCAAATTAAAGGACGGCGTGTTTACCGGAGGCAATGTGTTTTTAGTCAACCCATCGGTGGTACCTAAGTGTCTGGAAAAGGGACAGCAATTTGTTGACCTGAGAAAAAGTCCGGTAAAACTGTGCAAAATGTTGGGGCTGGGGTTTTTAATTAAGTTTCTTAGTCGACGCTTGTCGCTAAAGGAAGTTGAACGGAAGGCCTCATTGTTATTTGGCATTAAAGGCCAGGCAGTGATTTGTCATCATCCAGAGGTGGGGCTAGATATAGATAAGCCCAGTGACCTAACGATGGCGGTGGAAAGCTTGGGTGCTAATGTCAATGTTAATTAG
- a CDS encoding heavy-metal-associated domain-containing protein: MPQETFKVGGLFNQEEKEEIESYLSQVDGVKNVQASLADKSVTIDYDSSVVEMNWLKRTLQSLGHDTNVIN; the protein is encoded by the coding sequence TTGCCTCAAGAAACTTTCAAAGTAGGCGGGTTATTTAACCAAGAAGAGAAAGAAGAAATTGAGTCTTACCTAAGTCAGGTTGATGGCGTTAAAAACGTCCAAGCTAGCCTGGCAGATAAAAGTGTCACTATAGACTATGACTCTTCAGTGGTGGAGATGAATTGGTTAAAAAGAACTTTACAGTCTTTAGGACACGATACTAACGTGATCAATTAA
- a CDS encoding S8 family peptidase, with product MEKIIVFKAPVFNRHGMVPALSRLLSRSGAERIQSLPLINGILCHLPQQFNEKTIKDAPEVLALEDNVRVKLRPFTLERRWPFFANPWKKDQVIPWGVDRIGANKVWNYSRGENVRVAVLDSGIDLDHPDLVKNIKGGINILNQTPIPEDDNGHGTHVAGTIAAEDNATGVVGVAPAVDIYAVKIIDNNGDGTLADIIKGIDWCIRNRMQIANLSVGTDRQLVSLKVAVTNAYRAGLIMVSAAGNDGINNSVDFPGAYPEVISVGAVDQHNQLAPFSSRGPEVTVIAPGSGIYSTSLNGTFLRLSGTSMATPHVTGLIALALKMNPRITTNKLIEMFKQTCDKLQLTSSEQGFGLINAERFLQAVLK from the coding sequence GTGGAGAAAATTATTGTTTTCAAGGCGCCGGTCTTTAACCGACACGGAATGGTTCCAGCACTGTCCCGCTTATTGAGTAGGTCTGGAGCAGAGCGTATACAGTCACTACCATTGATTAACGGTATCCTTTGCCATCTGCCCCAACAATTCAATGAAAAGACAATCAAAGATGCCCCCGAAGTGTTAGCGCTGGAAGATAATGTGCGTGTCAAGCTGAGACCTTTTACGCTGGAGAGAAGGTGGCCGTTTTTTGCAAATCCCTGGAAAAAAGATCAGGTTATACCCTGGGGGGTCGATAGAATTGGTGCCAACAAAGTTTGGAATTACTCCAGGGGTGAAAACGTCAGGGTGGCAGTGCTGGACAGTGGAATAGATTTAGACCACCCAGACCTGGTTAAAAACATAAAGGGTGGGATCAATATATTGAATCAAACCCCAATCCCAGAGGATGATAACGGCCATGGAACCCATGTTGCCGGAACTATAGCCGCTGAAGACAATGCCACCGGTGTGGTGGGCGTTGCGCCGGCGGTTGATATATATGCCGTAAAGATAATTGACAATAACGGCGATGGAACATTGGCCGATATTATTAAGGGCATAGATTGGTGTATTAGAAATAGAATGCAAATTGCTAATTTGAGTGTGGGCACAGATCGCCAGCTAGTCAGTTTAAAAGTTGCCGTGACAAATGCCTATCGGGCAGGTTTAATTATGGTAAGTGCCGCAGGCAACGATGGTATTAATAACTCAGTTGATTTCCCCGGTGCTTATCCAGAGGTAATTTCGGTTGGTGCGGTGGACCAACATAACCAACTGGCACCCTTTTCCAGTCGTGGTCCGGAAGTGACGGTGATAGCTCCTGGCTCGGGTATCTATTCAACATCTTTAAATGGCACTTTTTTAAGATTAAGCGGCACATCGATGGCCACCCCCCATGTTACTGGTTTAATAGCGTTGGCATTAAAAATGAATCCACGCATTACCACCAATAAATTAATTGAAATGTTTAAGCAAACCTGTGACAAGTTGCAGCTTACTAGTAGCGAACAGGGCTTTGGCTTAATTAATGCAGAAAGATTTTTACAGGCGGTGCTTAAGTAA
- the glmU gene encoding bifunctional UDP-N-acetylglucosamine diphosphorylase/glucosamine-1-phosphate N-acetyltransferase GlmU: MRLATVVLAAGKGTRMKSALPKVLHPVGGKPMLGHVLDAVVKAGSEKTVVVAGFGAQQVEEYLNGAAEVVYQQEQLGTAHALMQAADTLKDFPGHVLVVCGDTPLITAETLAQLVKQHLDNQAAATVLTAMMEDPTGYGRVIRDDQGRVDRIVEQRDGSPEELAVKEINTGFYCFAVPGLFETLSQISSKNAQGEYYLTDIIEIYNRQSKLITASVCNDPDEVMGINSRRQLAVAENILRAQVLGRLMDDGVTIIDPATTYVDSTVAVEPDTILYPGTIIEGTTVIGQGSLIGPHSRIVNTTIGEHCQVQYSVLLDSEVDASCNIGPFAYIRPGTKIGVGVKVGDFVEIKKSIVGNNSKVPHLSYIGDTIIGKNVNIGAGTITCNYDGTNKHQTIIEDGAFIGSNANLVAPVKVGGGAIVAAGSTITQDVPGGALAVARERQVNKQDWVNNKNNK; this comes from the coding sequence ATGCGGCTTGCAACTGTTGTTTTGGCAGCAGGTAAAGGTACACGAATGAAATCTGCTTTGCCAAAGGTTTTACACCCAGTGGGCGGTAAGCCGATGTTAGGACATGTGCTCGATGCTGTTGTTAAGGCTGGTTCGGAGAAAACAGTGGTGGTGGCAGGTTTTGGTGCCCAGCAGGTGGAGGAGTATTTAAACGGAGCGGCTGAAGTGGTATATCAACAAGAACAGCTGGGAACGGCCCATGCACTAATGCAGGCTGCGGACACATTGAAGGATTTCCCGGGACATGTGTTGGTGGTTTGTGGGGATACACCGCTAATAACAGCCGAAACCTTGGCGCAACTGGTGAAACAACATCTGGATAACCAAGCAGCGGCCACGGTGTTAACCGCTATGATGGAAGACCCCACCGGCTATGGACGGGTGATTAGAGATGACCAGGGTAGAGTTGACCGGATTGTGGAACAAAGGGATGGTTCGCCCGAAGAGTTGGCAGTTAAGGAGATCAACACTGGTTTCTACTGCTTTGCGGTGCCGGGTTTGTTTGAAACTTTGTCCCAAATTTCATCTAAAAATGCCCAAGGGGAGTACTACCTGACAGATATTATTGAAATATATAACCGTCAAAGTAAGCTGATTACCGCCAGTGTCTGTAATGACCCCGATGAAGTGATGGGTATCAATAGCCGGCGGCAGTTGGCCGTTGCGGAGAATATATTGCGGGCCCAAGTGCTGGGGCGGTTGATGGATGATGGGGTGACAATTATTGATCCCGCCACCACCTATGTGGACAGCACCGTTGCGGTGGAACCGGATACCATCCTATATCCCGGCACAATAATAGAGGGCACCACCGTCATTGGCCAAGGTTCACTGATTGGTCCCCATAGCAGAATAGTTAATACCACCATTGGGGAACACTGCCAAGTACAATACTCAGTGTTGCTGGACAGTGAAGTGGATGCCAGTTGTAACATCGGTCCCTTTGCTTATATTCGTCCCGGCACCAAAATTGGTGTAGGGGTTAAAGTCGGTGACTTTGTGGAGATTAAGAAATCAATTGTGGGCAATAACAGCAAAGTGCCACATTTATCATATATAGGCGACACCATTATTGGAAAAAATGTTAATATAGGTGCTGGTACCATTACTTGTAACTATGACGGAACCAATAAGCACCAGACCATTATTGAGGATGGAGCATTTATTGGTAGCAATGCCAATCTGGTGGCACCGGTTAAGGTTGGAGGCGGAGCCATAGTGGCGGCTGGGTCAACCATTACCCAAGACGTGCCCGGTGGTGCGTTGGCAGTGGCCAGAGAGCGGCAAGTTAACAAGCAAGATTGGGTAAATAATAAAAATAATAAATAA
- the ispE gene encoding 4-(cytidine 5'-diphospho)-2-C-methyl-D-erythritol kinase: MNISVKAHAKINLTLKVMGKRADGYHELETIMQTIALHDVLTFSAHQHQIKLSVAGMAPLGEDNLVYRAAELVREYSGCQSGVEIELVKNIPMAAGLAGGSTDAAATLLGLNKLWHLNLDFKQLLYLAEKLGADVPFCLLGGTALAKGKGERLTPLGTPAPMGVVLVKPPFGVSTADVFQRFSGAQLGNRPDTQAMIAALNKGMLADITRHLANDLEYVTLEMYPQLREIKEQLTLAGASGVLMSGSGPTIFALTGDRQRAEQVAAKLKLPETQIIVTTTG; encoded by the coding sequence TTGAACATAAGCGTCAAAGCACATGCTAAGATAAACCTTACGCTAAAGGTAATGGGCAAAAGAGCAGATGGTTATCATGAGTTGGAAACCATTATGCAAACCATTGCCTTGCATGATGTATTAACTTTTTCCGCACACCAACACCAAATAAAGCTATCTGTGGCCGGCATGGCGCCGCTGGGTGAAGACAATTTGGTTTATCGGGCTGCTGAGTTAGTTCGAGAATACAGCGGCTGCCAAAGCGGAGTGGAAATTGAGTTGGTCAAAAATATCCCCATGGCTGCTGGTTTGGCCGGGGGATCCACTGACGCGGCGGCCACGTTATTGGGTTTAAACAAACTTTGGCATTTAAACTTGGATTTTAAGCAATTATTATATTTAGCTGAAAAATTAGGGGCCGATGTACCCTTTTGTCTGCTGGGGGGTACAGCTTTAGCTAAAGGCAAGGGAGAAAGGCTTACACCTTTGGGGACGCCTGCCCCCATGGGAGTGGTATTGGTTAAACCTCCCTTTGGGGTTTCCACTGCCGATGTTTTTCAACGGTTTTCCGGTGCCCAACTGGGTAACAGACCCGACACCCAGGCCATGATTGCTGCCTTAAACAAAGGGATGTTGGCAGATATAACTAGACATTTAGCTAATGATTTGGAGTATGTGACGTTGGAAATGTATCCGCAACTGAGGGAGATTAAAGAACAACTGACACTGGCAGGGGCCAGCGGGGTATTAATGTCAGGCAGTGGCCCCACCATATTTGCCCTCACTGGCGATAGGCAACGGGCGGAACAGGTGGCCGCCAAGTTAAAGCTACCGGAGACGCAGATTATTGTTACCACCACCGGGTGA
- a CDS encoding DMT family transporter, whose amino-acid sequence MDGKILALIVAAVSGMAMALQGTLNSALGKVIGLWETTLVVHFIGAGIVAVLIFGFKGGASDLDKWLQAPWYTYLGAVLSIVIIYAVARSMPVVGVAPATTAIILGQVLTASIIDHLGLFGVSRIPFSWHRIAGTLLMAGGAWLLLFKGK is encoded by the coding sequence ATGGATGGTAAAATACTTGCTCTAATCGTTGCTGCTGTGTCGGGAATGGCCATGGCCTTGCAGGGCACGTTAAACTCGGCCCTAGGCAAAGTGATTGGTTTATGGGAAACCACGCTGGTGGTGCACTTTATAGGTGCTGGCATAGTGGCGGTGTTAATTTTTGGATTTAAAGGGGGCGCCAGCGATTTAGATAAGTGGTTACAGGCACCTTGGTATACATATTTGGGGGCGGTGCTCAGTATTGTGATTATTTATGCCGTTGCCCGTAGCATGCCAGTGGTCGGTGTGGCACCGGCAACAACGGCCATCATCCTAGGGCAAGTGCTTACCGCCAGTATAATTGACCATTTGGGTTTGTTTGGCGTCAGCCGCATTCCCTTTAGTTGGCATCGCATTGCCGGCACATTATTGATGGCTGGTGGAGCTTGGTTATTGCTTTTTAAAGGAAAATAA
- the spoVG gene encoding septation regulator SpoVG: MHVTDVRIRKILPDGKMKAIVSVTLNDMFVIHNVKVVEGQNGLFVAMPSSKTPSGEYRDIAHPINAEAREIIQSAVLDAYHSVNNSQAI, from the coding sequence ATGCATGTAACAGATGTTCGCATTCGTAAGATTCTTCCCGACGGCAAAATGAAGGCCATTGTGTCCGTTACATTAAATGACATGTTTGTCATTCATAATGTTAAGGTGGTGGAAGGTCAAAACGGTCTATTTGTTGCTATGCCCAGCAGTAAAACTCCCAGCGGAGAATATCGTGACATAGCACACCCAATTAATGCTGAGGCTAGAGAGATTATTCAATCAGCAGTCCTGGATGCATATCATTCAGTGAACAATTCGCAAGCAATTTAG
- a CDS encoding PRC-barrel domain-containing protein, producing MIKSKKFIGMPVISLSEGQQIGKIKELVVDPHSKSVAALLIEQKGWFKDQKFIPYGKVCSVGDDAITIEQSANIQKGASLPEILQLTKDKYQLLNEKVVTENGKVIGMVEEYYVDIFTGDIAGLEVSGSFINSLMSGRAFLDMALVRTIGKELIVTSNDAPDNLVKINGGFKETVKSLKCTGDNLWESTISKTKELTSTINKKLINLKNEKDKNKDKDSPCQCGECTPNKVLPEDNGEQQKSVAAEAPIDQLNNEQPVDDVAPENKNATKEDTGPEDKDDAPRQ from the coding sequence ATGATTAAGAGTAAAAAATTTATTGGCATGCCGGTAATCAGCTTGTCCGAAGGACAACAAATTGGCAAAATTAAAGAATTGGTTGTGGACCCCCACAGCAAATCTGTTGCCGCATTATTAATTGAGCAAAAGGGTTGGTTCAAAGACCAAAAATTTATCCCCTATGGCAAGGTCTGCAGTGTCGGCGATGATGCCATCACCATTGAGCAAAGCGCCAATATCCAAAAGGGAGCCAGCCTGCCGGAAATACTTCAATTGACTAAGGATAAATACCAACTGTTAAACGAAAAGGTGGTGACCGAGAACGGCAAGGTAATCGGCATGGTGGAGGAATATTATGTGGATATTTTCACCGGTGACATTGCCGGTTTAGAGGTATCGGGCAGCTTTATCAATAGTTTAATGAGCGGGCGGGCCTTTTTAGATATGGCATTGGTGCGTACCATTGGCAAAGAATTAATTGTCACCAGTAATGATGCGCCGGATAACCTGGTAAAAATTAATGGTGGATTCAAAGAAACGGTAAAATCCCTTAAATGTACCGGTGACAATCTTTGGGAAAGTACCATATCTAAAACCAAAGAATTGACCAGCACCATTAACAAAAAACTGATTAACTTAAAGAACGAAAAGGATAAAAATAAAGATAAAGACAGCCCTTGTCAATGTGGTGAATGTACCCCCAACAAAGTTCTGCCAGAGGACAATGGTGAACAGCAAAAAAGCGTTGCAGCAGAAGCCCCAATTGATCAGCTAAATAATGAACAACCAGTTGACGACGTTGCCCCAGAAAACAAAAATGCCACCAAGGAAGACACTGGGCCAGAGGACAAAGATGACGCCCCTCGTCAATAA
- a CDS encoding GntR family transcriptional regulator, translated as MSNEPRLVPIKLDNYKPLREIVFETLRDAIITGKLRPGERLMEIQLAEEMGVSRTPVREAIRKLELEDFVVMVPRKGAYVAGVSLKDIADVFEVRAALEGLAASLAAERITDEELDMMERSIVSINEVSQGENIDKVVESDIDFHDLLYRAARNEKLISIITNLKEQLQRFRATSLAVTGRTKIAVEEHKQIVEALSERNAELARELAQQHIENAENVFLASLEEAKGSVEE; from the coding sequence ATGAGTAATGAACCTAGGTTGGTACCGATAAAGTTAGATAACTATAAACCTTTAAGGGAAATTGTCTTTGAGACGCTGAGGGACGCCATTATTACTGGTAAACTTCGTCCCGGCGAAAGATTAATGGAAATTCAACTGGCAGAGGAAATGGGCGTTAGCCGGACTCCAGTCAGGGAAGCTATCCGCAAGTTGGAGTTGGAAGACTTTGTGGTGATGGTACCCCGTAAAGGGGCTTATGTGGCGGGGGTGTCGTTGAAAGACATTGCCGATGTGTTTGAAGTGCGGGCGGCATTGGAAGGATTGGCCGCCAGTCTGGCTGCCGAGAGAATTACTGATGAAGAACTGGATATGATGGAGCGGTCAATTGTATCTATCAATGAAGTTTCCCAGGGTGAAAATATAGATAAAGTGGTGGAAAGTGACATTGATTTTCACGATTTATTATATCGGGCTGCCCGCAACGAAAAACTGATTAGCATTATTACCAACCTTAAGGAACAATTACAAAGGTTTAGGGCCACTTCGCTGGCCGTTACCGGTCGTACCAAAATTGCGGTGGAAGAACACAAGCAAATCGTAGAGGCATTATCGGAGCGGAACGCAGAATTGGCCAGGGAATTGGCTCAGCAACATATCGAAAATGCAGAGAATGTATTTTTGGCATCTTTAGAAGAGGCGAAGGGATCTGTTGAGGAATGA
- the pth gene encoding aminoacyl-tRNA hydrolase has protein sequence MKMIVGLGNPGPEYAKTRHNVGFMLVDKLAESLKVTVNKSKNKALIGETQMGQEKILLVKPQTYMNLSGEAVGALARWYKLTATDIIVIYDDMDLPLGKLRIRPAGGSGGHNGMKSIIAALGTEAFPRMRIGIGKNQANSINHVLGKFNAEEMATIDATIEQTMQAVQTWVRQDINASMNKYNR, from the coding sequence ATGAAAATGATTGTGGGGTTGGGAAACCCTGGACCTGAATATGCTAAAACTCGCCATAACGTCGGCTTTATGTTGGTGGATAAGCTGGCGGAAAGCTTAAAGGTAACGGTAAACAAGAGTAAAAACAAAGCACTGATTGGCGAAACCCAAATGGGTCAAGAAAAGATATTATTGGTTAAACCGCAGACCTATATGAACCTCAGCGGAGAAGCGGTGGGGGCGCTAGCCCGGTGGTATAAACTAACTGCCACCGACATTATAGTCATCTATGATGATATGGATTTACCCTTAGGTAAATTGCGGATTAGGCCAGCGGGCGGTTCCGGCGGGCACAATGGCATGAAATCAATTATTGCTGCCTTGGGAACCGAAGCATTCCCCCGCATGCGCATCGGCATCGGCAAAAACCAGGCCAATTCCATTAACCATGTATTGGGAAAGTTTAATGCCGAAGAAATGGCCACCATCGATGCCACCATTGAGCAGACGATGCAAGCAGTGCAAACTTGGGTGCGGCAGGATATTAATGCATCCATGAATAAATATAATCGTTAG